In Panicum virgatum strain AP13 chromosome 4N, P.virgatum_v5, whole genome shotgun sequence, a single window of DNA contains:
- the LOC120669265 gene encoding uncharacterized protein LOC120669265, whose amino-acid sequence MLNDLANFEAAAVAAPAEYRRFTFRDLYMRRTYRGPGANQVVVVNQSGGAAAGNCYGLGATVVHNWAIYDGPGPEAKLVARARGLHIDTTGAGLFYNTFCLMFEHGRFKGSTLQAMGVAPNLDDEYSIVGGSGEFALANGVVNRVVYSREGNTDIDRLTVKGFIPIMRDLHWIDETAIHLLKDLKLVRDFGV is encoded by the exons ATGTTGAACGACCTGGCCAACttcgaggccgccgccgtggccgcgccggcggAGTACCGTAGGTTCACCTTCCGCGACCTGTACATGCGCCGCACCTACCGGGGGCCAGGCGCCAACCAGGTCGTCGTCGTCAACCAgagcggtggcgccgccgcaggcAACTGCTACGGGCTTGGCGCCACGGTCGTCCACAACTGGGCGATCTACGACGGGCCCGGGCCTGAGGCGAAGCTCGTGGCCCGCGCACGGGGTCTGCACATCGACACCACCGGGGCTGGCCTCTTCTACAACACTTTCTGCTTGATGTTCGAGCATGGAAG GTTTAAGGGATCCACACTTCAGGCAATGGGTGTAGCACCAAACTTGGATGACGAATACTCAATTGTTGGTGGATCCGGAGAGTTTGCTCTCGCAAACGGCGTCGTCAACAGGGTAGTGTACAGTAGGGAGGGCAACACGGACATCGACAGGCTTACCGTCAAAGGATTCATCCCGATCATGAGAGATTTACAT TGGATAGATGAGACAGCAATCCACCTATTGAAGGACCTCAAACTTGTTCGTGACTTTG GGGTGTAA
- the LOC120669989 gene encoding translation initiation factor IF-2-like produces the protein MRPRGRGDDVDDDDDEDEYEDITPPRSTPEPEAAPSPSPAPAPAPPQPARAPLSSLVVKPPSPQENGGGSSPPSPAARAAHSPSPGGGGSYRARGASAPRHRREFSPPPRPRGWERRRSPPPPERRRPGSPPPQRRRFSPSPRFQPPRHPRFHNEQSGYGMHGGPSPPRPRRPEASKFDDAVGPHYTHGYQGGGRGSARFREGSPPYGRGGRSYGRGFGAHPGKDFINIDGEYVHRNDPNLSPREGDWICQNPNCGNLNFARRTHCNNCNKFRYSAREAYEPRRSPPRGYPNPPRGPPRMVGPPGDRAPPREMSRYRSPPQGWGAGDPRGYAARSPPERPVRFTDSSPKERMGFRGERDPRGRAKFEWSATDDYGRRERLHDGYLDRSRRRSGSPRANWGNDLRDRSRTPPRNRLMKSSFTGRGRPEDYAGDPYASRGRPNSMEDGRGRGHGYRPGGGPYPPGEGRGDRRPAPRARGRNEDNY, from the exons ATGAGGCCGCGCGGCAGGGGCGACGACgtcgacgatgacgacgacgaggacgagtACGAGGACATCACGCCGCCGCGGAGTACGCCGGAGCCCGAGgccgcgccctcgccctcgcccgccccagcccccgcgccgccgcagcctgcgCGGGCCCCGCTCAGCAGCCTCGTTGTCAAACCGCCTTCGCCGCAAGAGAACGGCGGTGGGTCGTCCCCACCCtctcccgccgcccgcgcggcccACTCGCCCTCGcccgggggcggcggcagctacCGCGCCCGCGGGGCCTCGGCCCCGCGGCACCGGCGGGAGTTCTCACCACCGCCACGCCCCCGAGGCTGGGAGAGGCgccgatcgccgccgccgccagagagGCGGCGTCCTGGGAGCCCCccgccccagcgccgccgcttcaGCCCATCGCCCCGGTTCCAGCCTCCGCGGCACCCGCGCTTCCACAACGAGCAATCAG GATATGGAATGCATGGAGGCCCTTCACCACCACGCCCACGCAGACCAGAAGCTAGCAAATTTGATGATGCTGTTGGTCCACATTACACCCATGGTTATCAAGGGGGTGGTAGAGGAAGTGCGAGGTTCCGAGAAGGTTCTCCGCCATATGGAAGAGGAGGCAGATCTTACGGGAGAGGCTTTGGTGCTCATCCTGGAAAAGATTTCATTAATATTGATGGAGAATATGTTCACAGGAATGATCCAAATTTGTCACCAAGAGAAGGTGATTGGATATGCCAGAATCCAAA TTGCGGAAATCTCAATTTTGCTCGGCGCACACACTGTAACAACTGCAACAAGTTCCGCTATTCAGCACGTGAAGCATATGAACCTAGGCGCAGCCCTCCAAGGGGTTACCCAAATCCTCCGCGAGGGCCTCCAAGGATGGTTGGTCCACCCGGTGATCGAGCCCCCCCAAGAGAGATGTCCAGGTACAGATCACCACCTCAAGGCTGGGGTGCGGGTGATCCTAGGGGATATGCAGCTCGATCCCCTCCAGAACGCCCAGTACGGTTCACAGATTCATCACCTAAGGAAAGAATGGGCTTCCGTGGTGAGCGTGATCCAAGGGGCCGTGCAAAGTTTGAGTGGTCTGCTACTGATGACTACGGTCGGAGGGAGCGCCTGCATGATGGTTATCTTGACAGAAGTCGGCGCCGCTCAGGGTCTCCTCGGGCTAACTGGGGGAATGATCTGCGTGATAGAAGCCGCACCCCTCCACGGAACAGGCTGATGAAGAGTTCCTTCACTGGCAGGGGTCGACCAGAAGACTATGCTGGTGATCCATATGCAAGCCGAGGGAGACCCAATAGTATGGAGGATGGCCGGGGGCGTGGGCATGGTTACAGACCAGGAGGTGGTCCATACCCCCCTGGTGAGGGAAGAGGTGACCGACGCCCTGCTCCGCGTGCGCGTGGTAGGAATGAAGACAACTACTAG